A single genomic interval of Streptococcus oralis subsp. dentisani harbors:
- a CDS encoding GntR family transcriptional regulator has protein sequence MAIPKYQYIKDELKNKIISGQFASGDKFYTEAELIAMYDVSSITVVRALNDLAKDGYIVRQQGKGTFVSRARKHKLVEFSDVEIFETKDDKVTVLSIERGNKLEYLEKLGLRGDQFYYKIERTRQTNGVTYIYHTSYIPEQYINANYPNLDYYSSIYKRFKLDYRIHMNDEHFEEINEIAFPTPEHAASVLGIDTQFPTVFQTKTTKLEATGQVLAYSETYKRADYYKIKFLSCNRGH, from the coding sequence ATGGCTATTCCTAAATACCAATATATTAAAGATGAATTAAAAAACAAAATCATCTCTGGTCAATTTGCAAGTGGAGATAAATTTTATACAGAAGCAGAATTGATCGCGATGTATGATGTTAGTTCAATCACTGTTGTGCGTGCTTTGAATGACCTTGCAAAAGACGGCTATATTGTCCGCCAACAAGGGAAAGGGACTTTCGTTTCACGTGCCCGCAAGCACAAACTCGTTGAATTTTCAGATGTCGAAATCTTTGAAACAAAAGATGATAAAGTTACTGTCCTTTCTATCGAGCGCGGAAACAAGCTTGAATACCTAGAGAAACTTGGATTACGTGGAGATCAGTTCTACTACAAAATTGAACGTACCCGTCAAACAAATGGCGTAACTTACATCTACCACACATCCTATATTCCTGAACAATACATCAATGCCAACTATCCAAATCTTGACTATTATAGTTCTATCTATAAACGTTTCAAATTGGATTACCGCATTCACATGAACGATGAACATTTTGAGGAAATCAATGAAATCGCATTTCCAACACCAGAGCACGCTGCTTCTGTATTAGGAATCGATACACAATTCCCAACTGTCTTCCAAACAAAGACTACTAAACTTGAGGCTACTGGCCAAGTCCTCGCCTATAGTGAAACGTATAAGCGAGCAGACTACTACAAAATTAAATTCCTCTCATGTAATCGAGGTCATTAA
- a CDS encoding SIS domain-containing protein: MLNYTKEELLELGAEITTREIYQQPDVWKEAFEAYQAKREEIAAFLQGIADRHDYIKVILTGAGTSAYVGDTLMPYFKEVYDERKWNFNSIATTDIVANPETYLKKDVATVLVSFARSGNSPESVATVDLAKALVDDLYQVTITCAADGKLALQAHGDDRNLLLLQPAASNDAGFAMTSSFTSMMLTALLVFDPTEFAVKAERFEVVTSLARKVLDNAEDVKELVDLDFNRVIYLGAGPFFGLAHEAQLKILELTAGQVATMYESPVGFRHGPKSLINEDTVVLVFGTTTDYTRKYDLDLVREVAGDHIARRVVLLSDQAFGLENVKEVALGCGGVLNDIYRVFPYIVYAQLFALLTSLKVENKPDTPSPTGTVNRVVQGVIIHDYQK, from the coding sequence ATGCTAAATTACACAAAAGAAGAATTACTTGAACTGGGTGCAGAAATCACAACTCGTGAGATCTACCAACAGCCTGATGTATGGAAAGAAGCTTTTGAAGCCTATCAAGCGAAACGTGAAGAAATTGCAGCCTTTCTGCAAGGTATCGCTGATAGACATGACTATATCAAGGTCATCTTGACGGGTGCTGGTACTTCTGCTTATGTGGGAGATACCTTGATGCCATACTTTAAGGAAGTCTATGACGAGCGCAAATGGAATTTCAATTCTATTGCGACAACAGATATTGTAGCCAACCCAGAAACTTATTTGAAAAAAGATGTGGCGACGGTCCTTGTTTCCTTTGCTCGTAGTGGGAATTCACCTGAAAGTGTGGCGACTGTTGATTTGGCTAAAGCCTTGGTTGATGATCTCTATCAAGTGACGATTACATGTGCAGCGGACGGGAAATTGGCTCTTCAAGCCCACGGTGATGACCGCAATCTCTTGCTCTTGCAACCAGCTGCCTCTAATGATGCTGGATTTGCCATGACTTCTAGCTTTACGTCCATGATGTTGACAGCTCTCTTGGTCTTTGATCCTACAGAATTTGCTGTGAAAGCTGAACGTTTTGAAGTTGTGACGAGCCTTGCGCGTAAAGTTCTAGACAATGCAGAAGATGTCAAAGAGTTGGTTGATCTTGACTTTAACCGTGTCATCTATCTGGGTGCAGGCCCTTTCTTCGGCCTTGCTCATGAAGCTCAGTTGAAGATTTTGGAATTAACAGCTGGTCAAGTTGCGACCATGTATGAAAGCCCAGTCGGCTTCCGTCACGGTCCAAAATCTCTTATCAATGAAGATACCGTTGTTTTGGTCTTTGGTACAACGACAGACTACACTCGCAAGTACGACTTGGACTTGGTTCGCGAGGTGGCTGGTGATCACATTGCTCGTCGTGTCGTGCTTTTGAGTGATCAAGCCTTTGGTCTTGAAAATGTCAAAGAAGTGGCTCTTGGCTGTGGTGGAGTCTTGAATGATATCTACCGTGTCTTCCCTTACATCGTTTATGCCCAACTCTTTGCCCTTTTGACTTCACTCAAGGTAGAAAATAAACCAGATACACCGTCTCCTACAGGTACAGTAAACCGTGTGGTACAAGGTGTTATCATTCATGACTATCAAAAATAA
- a CDS encoding PTS sugar transporter subunit IIB, with amino-acid sequence MTIVGCRIDGRLIHGQVANLWAGKLNVSRIMVVDDEVVNNDIEKSGLKLATPPGVKLSILPVEKAAANILAGKYDSQRLFIVARKPDRFLGLVEAGVPLETLNVGNMSQTPETRPITRSINVVDKDVEDFHKLAEKGVKLTAQMVPNDPVSDFLSLLK; translated from the coding sequence ATGACAATTGTAGGATGCCGTATCGATGGACGTTTGATCCACGGTCAAGTAGCCAATCTTTGGGCTGGAAAACTAAATGTTTCACGCATTATGGTTGTAGACGACGAAGTTGTTAACAACGATATTGAAAAGAGTGGTTTGAAACTTGCGACACCACCAGGTGTGAAACTCAGTATCTTGCCAGTTGAGAAAGCAGCAGCAAATATCCTTGCTGGTAAATACGATAGCCAACGTCTCTTTATCGTTGCACGTAAACCAGACCGTTTCCTTGGTTTGGTCGAAGCAGGTGTTCCGCTTGAAACACTCAACGTTGGAAATATGTCTCAAACACCAGAAACTCGCCCTATCACACGTTCTATCAACGTGGTAGACAAGGATGTGGAAGATTTCCACAAACTAGCAGAAAAAGGTGTGAAACTCACTGCTCAAATGGTTCCAAATGATCCAGTTTCAGACTTTTTGAGCTTATTAAAATAG
- the strH gene encoding LPXTG-anchored beta-N-acetylhexosaminidase StrH — protein MKLEKKQRFSIRKYAVGAASVLIGFAFSAQVVSADGITPAPTAEETVQTIQESPQAVKEAVDSKVPEKLEEKTDEPVKEEVKEDQEAPRTVAPKTEESSAPVVTENASPTPTAEKESTAPAETPAESTPSEKKNEAVTPAVATPSTERAAQVNEKLAKRKMISIDAGRKYFSPDQLKEIIDKAKHYGYTDLHLLVGNDGMRFMLDDMTIKANGKTYASDDVKRALENGTDAYYKDPNGNHLTESQMTDLINYAKNKGIGLIPTVNSPGHMDAILHAMKELGIQKPNFNYFGKESARTVDLDNKEALAFTKALIDKYAAYFAGKTDIFNIGLDEYANDATDAKGWSVLQAYKWYPEDGFPDKGYDKFIAYANDLARIVKSHGLKPMAFNDGIYYNSDTSFGTFDKDIIVSMWTGGWSGYDVASSKLLVEKGHQILNTNDAWYYVLGRNADGQGWYNLDQGLNGIKNTPITSVPKSEGADIPFIGGIVAAWADTPSARYSPSRLFKLMRSFANANAEYFAADYESAEQALKEVPTDLNRYTAESVAAVKKAEKAIRSLDSNLSRAQQDTIDQAIAKLQEAVSNLIFTPEAQKEEDAKREVEKLAKNKVISIDAGRKYFTLDQLKRIVDKASELGYSDVHLLLGNDGLRFLLDDMTITANGKTYASDDVKNAIIEGTKAYYDDPNGTTLSQAEITELIEYAKSKGLGLIPAINSPGHMDAMLVAMEKLGIKNPQANFDKVSKTTMDLENEEAMNFVKALIGKYMDFFAGKTKIFNYGTDEYANDATNAQGWYYLKWYGLYGKFAEYSNTLAAMAKERGLQPMAFNDGFYYEDKDDVEFDKDVIISYWSKGWWGYNLASPQYLASKGYKFLNTNGDWYYILGQKPEDGGGFLKKAIENTKKTPFNQLASTKYPEVDLPTVGSMLAIWADRPSAEYKEEEIFELMTAFADNNKDYFRANYNALREELAQIPASLDGYSKESLDALNAAKEALNYNFNRNKQAELDTLVSKLKAARLGLKPAATHSGSLDENELAANVETKPELITRAEKIPFEVIKKENPNLPAGQEKIITPGVDGERTHYISVLTENGKQTETVLDSQVTKEPVTQVVEIGAPITHKGDEHGLAPAAETKPRLDIQEEEIPFTTVTRENPLLLKGKTQVLTKGVNGRRSHYYSVSTTADGKEVKTLVDSLVTQEAVTQVIEVGTLVTHVGDEHGLAPATEAKPRLDIQEEEIPFTTVTRENPQLPKGQSQVVVSGVNGRRTIFYSVSTTADGKEERTLVNSAVSQEAVAQVVEVGTAVEKAEQAEATTSKADEKQLPATGSQDSAGLVAAGLMATLAAYGLTKRKED, from the coding sequence ATGAAACTAGAAAAGAAACAGCGCTTCTCCATTCGTAAATACGCGGTTGGGGCAGCTTCTGTACTGATAGGATTTGCTTTTAGCGCACAAGTCGTATCTGCTGACGGGATTACTCCAGCTCCAACAGCTGAAGAAACTGTCCAAACTATTCAGGAGAGTCCACAAGCAGTCAAGGAAGCTGTAGACTCCAAGGTTCCAGAAAAACTAGAAGAAAAGACTGACGAGCCTGTAAAAGAGGAGGTCAAAGAAGACCAGGAGGCTCCTCGAACAGTTGCTCCAAAAACAGAAGAGTCAAGCGCACCAGTTGTGACAGAAAATGCTAGTCCAACTCCTACTGCCGAGAAAGAAAGCACTGCCCCAGCTGAAACTCCTGCAGAAAGTACTCCTTCAGAAAAGAAAAATGAAGCCGTCACACCTGCAGTAGCCACTCCTAGTACGGAACGAGCAGCTCAAGTAAATGAAAAACTGGCAAAACGAAAAATGATCTCAATCGATGCTGGACGCAAGTACTTTTCTCCAGATCAACTCAAAGAAATCATCGACAAAGCCAAACACTACGGTTATACCGATCTTCATCTACTAGTTGGAAATGATGGCATGCGTTTCATGCTAGACGATATGACCATCAAAGCCAATGGTAAAACCTATGCAAGCGACGATGTCAAACGTGCACTCGAAAATGGAACTGATGCCTACTACAAGGATCCAAACGGCAACCATTTGACAGAGAGTCAGATGACGGACTTGATTAACTACGCTAAAAACAAAGGCATTGGTCTCATCCCAACTGTAAACAGCCCTGGTCACATGGATGCGATTTTGCATGCCATGAAAGAACTAGGCATCCAAAAACCGAACTTCAACTACTTTGGTAAGGAATCTGCTCGTACCGTTGACCTTGATAACAAAGAAGCTCTTGCATTTACCAAAGCTCTGATCGACAAGTATGCTGCTTACTTCGCTGGCAAAACTGACATCTTCAACATCGGACTGGACGAGTACGCCAATGATGCTACAGATGCCAAAGGCTGGAGCGTTCTTCAGGCCTATAAATGGTATCCAGAAGATGGATTCCCTGACAAGGGTTATGATAAATTCATCGCCTACGCAAACGACCTTGCTCGAATCGTTAAATCTCACGGTCTCAAACCAATGGCCTTCAACGATGGAATCTACTACAATAGCGATACAAGCTTTGGTACTTTTGACAAAGATATCATCGTTTCTATGTGGACTGGTGGATGGAGCGGATACGACGTCGCTTCTTCTAAACTTCTAGTTGAAAAAGGCCACCAAATCCTTAATACCAATGATGCATGGTACTATGTTCTCGGACGAAATGCCGATGGCCAAGGCTGGTACAACCTCGACCAAGGTCTCAATGGGATTAAGAACACTCCAATCACTTCTGTACCAAAATCTGAAGGAGCAGATATTCCGTTCATCGGTGGTATAGTAGCTGCTTGGGCGGATACCCCATCTGCACGCTATTCACCATCACGCCTCTTCAAACTCATGCGTAGCTTCGCAAATGCCAATGCTGAATACTTCGCAGCTGACTATGAGTCTGCTGAACAAGCTCTGAAAGAAGTCCCAACAGACCTTAACCGCTATACTGCAGAAAGTGTCGCAGCTGTCAAAAAAGCTGAAAAAGCTATTCGCTCACTCGATAGCAACCTCAGCCGTGCCCAACAAGACACCATTGATCAAGCAATCGCAAAACTCCAAGAAGCTGTTAGCAACTTGATCTTCACACCAGAAGCTCAAAAAGAAGAAGACGCGAAACGCGAAGTTGAAAAACTTGCCAAGAACAAGGTAATCTCTATCGATGCTGGACGTAAGTACTTCACACTTGACCAACTCAAACGCATCGTAGACAAGGCGAGCGAGCTCGGCTACTCTGATGTGCATCTTCTCCTAGGAAATGATGGACTTCGCTTCCTCCTTGATGACATGACCATCACAGCTAACGGCAAAACTTATGCAAGTGACGATGTCAAAAATGCCATCATTGAAGGAACAAAAGCTTACTACGATGATCCAAACGGAACCACTCTTAGTCAAGCTGAAATCACTGAATTGATCGAGTACGCAAAATCAAAAGGCCTCGGACTCATCCCAGCAATCAACAGCCCAGGTCACATGGATGCCATGCTCGTTGCTATGGAAAAACTTGGAATCAAGAATCCTCAAGCAAACTTTGACAAGGTCTCCAAAACAACCATGGACCTTGAAAACGAAGAGGCGATGAACTTTGTCAAAGCCCTCATCGGCAAGTACATGGACTTCTTTGCAGGCAAAACGAAGATCTTCAACTACGGTACAGACGAATATGCCAATGATGCTACCAACGCCCAAGGCTGGTACTACCTCAAATGGTATGGACTCTATGGCAAGTTTGCTGAGTACTCTAACACCCTTGCTGCTATGGCTAAAGAAAGAGGCCTTCAACCAATGGCCTTCAACGATGGTTTCTACTACGAGGACAAGGATGATGTTGAGTTTGATAAGGATGTCATCATCTCTTACTGGTCTAAAGGATGGTGGGGCTACAACCTTGCATCTCCTCAGTACCTTGCAAGCAAAGGCTATAAATTCCTTAATACTAACGGAGACTGGTACTACATTCTCGGGCAAAAACCTGAAGATGGTGGCGGTTTCCTCAAAAAAGCAATTGAAAACACTAAAAAAACACCATTTAACCAGCTTGCATCTACCAAATATCCTGAGGTAGACCTTCCAACAGTTGGAAGCATGCTTGCCATCTGGGCAGATAGACCAAGCGCTGAGTACAAGGAAGAAGAAATTTTTGAACTCATGACTGCCTTTGCAGACAATAACAAAGACTACTTCCGCGCTAACTACAATGCCCTCCGTGAGGAACTTGCTCAAATCCCTGCAAGCTTGGATGGATACAGCAAGGAAAGCTTGGACGCCTTAAATGCAGCTAAAGAAGCTCTCAACTACAACTTCAATCGTAACAAACAAGCCGAGTTAGACACTCTCGTATCCAAACTCAAGGCAGCCCGCCTAGGCCTCAAACCAGCGGCAACTCACTCAGGAAGCCTCGATGAAAATGAACTAGCTGCCAATGTTGAAACCAAACCGGAACTCATCACAAGAGCAGAAAAGATTCCATTTGAAGTTATCAAGAAGGAAAATCCGAACCTCCCAGCCGGTCAGGAAAAGATCATCACACCAGGTGTAGATGGCGAACGCACTCATTACATCTCTGTCCTTACTGAAAATGGGAAACAAACAGAAACCGTTCTAGATAGCCAAGTAACCAAAGAACCTGTGACCCAAGTGGTTGAAATCGGTGCCCCTATTACTCACAAAGGGGATGAACACGGTCTTGCTCCAGCCGCAGAGACAAAACCAAGACTGGATATCCAAGAGGAAGAGATTCCTTTCACTACCGTAACACGTGAAAATCCACTCTTGCTCAAGGGGAAGACTCAAGTCCTTACCAAAGGTGTTAACGGTCGTCGCAGTCATTACTACTCTGTAAGCACTACTGCTGATGGCAAAGAAGTGAAGACTCTTGTCGATAGCCTTGTAACGCAAGAAGCAGTGACACAAGTTATTGAAGTCGGAACCCTTGTTACCCATGTAGGGGATGAACACGGTCTTGCCCCAGCCACAGAAGCAAAACCTAGACTAGACATCCAAGAAGAAGAGATTCCGTTCACTACCGTGACACGTGAAAATCCGCAATTGCCAAAAGGACAAAGTCAAGTCGTCGTTTCCGGAGTAAATGGCCGCCGTACGATTTTCTACTCTGTCAGCACTACTGCTGACGGCAAGGAAGAAAGAACCCTTGTCAATAGTGCGGTATCGCAGGAAGCGGTCGCTCAGGTTGTCGAAGTCGGAACTGCCGTTGAGAAAGCTGAGCAAGCTGAAGCAACTACTAGCAAAGCAGATGAAAAACAACTCCCTGCAACAGGAAGTCAAGACTCTGCGGGCTTGGTCGCAGCAGGACTCATGGCTACGCTAGCAGCCTACGGACTCACTAAGAGAAAAGAGGATTAA
- a CDS encoding glycoside hydrolase family 35 protein yields the protein MTRFKIEDDFYLDGKPFKILSGAIHYFRIPAEDWYHSLYNLKALGFNTVETYVAWNLHEPVEGEFDFEGARNLERFFQIAQDLGLYAIVRPSPFICAEWEFGGLPAWLLTKDMRIRSSDPAYIEVVARYYDQLLPRLVPRLLDNGGNILMMQVENEYGSYGEDKSYLRAIRKLMEERGIDCPLFTSDGPWRATLKAGTLIEDDLFVTGNFGSKAPYNFSQMQEFFDEHGKKWPLMCMEFWDGWFNRWKEPIITRDPKELAEAVLEVLEQGSINLYMFHGGTNFGFMNGCSARGTLDLPQVTSYDYDALLDEEGNPTAKYLAVKKMMATHFPEYPQLEPLYKESMEIEAVPLAEKVSLFETLDSLSSPTESLYPKAMEELGQSYGYLLYRTEASWDAEEERLRIIDGRDRAQLFVDGQWIATQYQTEIGEDIYCQGNREGCSEIDILIENMGRVNYGHKFLADTQHKGIRTGVCKDLHFLLNWKQYPLPLDNPEKIDFSKGWTEGQPAFYAFDFTVEEPKDTYLDLSEFGKGVAFVNGRHLGRFWNVGPTLSLYIPHSYLKEGANRIIIFETEGEYKEEIHLTRKPTLKHIKGENL from the coding sequence ATGACAAGATTTAAAATTGAGGACGATTTCTATTTAGATGGGAAGCCGTTCAAGATTTTGTCTGGCGCCATTCATTATTTTAGGATTCCAGCAGAGGATTGGTATCATTCTCTCTATAACTTAAAGGCGCTTGGCTTTAATACGGTCGAGACCTATGTAGCTTGGAATTTACATGAACCCGTTGAAGGGGAATTTGATTTTGAAGGTGCCAGAAATTTGGAGAGATTTTTTCAAATAGCACAAGATTTGGGTCTCTATGCCATTGTACGCCCGTCTCCATTTATCTGTGCAGAATGGGAATTTGGTGGCTTGCCGGCTTGGCTCTTGACCAAGGACATGCGAATCCGCTCGTCCGACCCGGCCTACATCGAGGTGGTTGCTCGCTATTATGACCAATTATTGCCGAGGCTTGTGCCTCGTCTGTTGGATAATGGCGGGAATATTCTCATGATGCAAGTCGAAAATGAATATGGCTCTTATGGAGAAGATAAGTCTTATCTACGAGCAATTCGGAAATTGATGGAAGAGCGAGGGATTGATTGCCCACTCTTTACTTCAGATGGCCCATGGAGGGCTACTCTGAAAGCCGGGACCTTGATCGAAGATGATCTCTTTGTGACAGGGAACTTCGGTTCTAAGGCTCCTTACAACTTTTCACAAATGCAAGAATTCTTTGATGAGCATGGCAAGAAATGGCCTCTCATGTGTATGGAATTCTGGGATGGTTGGTTCAACCGTTGGAAAGAACCCATCATCACACGCGATCCAAAAGAGTTGGCGGAAGCTGTTCTAGAGGTATTGGAGCAAGGCTCTATCAACCTTTACATGTTCCATGGTGGGACAAACTTTGGTTTCATGAATGGTTGCTCAGCTCGAGGAACTCTGGATTTACCACAAGTCACATCATACGACTATGATGCCCTTCTCGATGAAGAAGGAAATCCAACTGCTAAATATCTAGCAGTCAAGAAGATGATGGCAACACACTTCCCAGAGTATCCACAGTTGGAACCACTCTATAAGGAAAGCATGGAGATAGAGGCAGTTCCATTGGCCGAAAAAGTTTCCCTGTTTGAAACCCTGGATAGTCTCTCTAGTCCAACTGAAAGCCTCTATCCAAAGGCGATGGAAGAACTTGGTCAAAGCTATGGCTACCTTCTCTACCGCACTGAGGCAAGTTGGGATGCAGAAGAGGAACGCCTCCGTATCATCGATGGACGTGACCGAGCTCAACTCTTTGTAGATGGTCAATGGATTGCTACTCAATACCAGACAGAGATTGGTGAAGACATCTACTGCCAGGGAAACCGAGAAGGCTGTTCAGAGATTGATATCCTGATCGAAAATATGGGGCGTGTTAACTATGGACACAAGTTCTTAGCAGATACGCAACATAAAGGAATTCGTACAGGTGTCTGCAAAGATCTACATTTCTTACTGAATTGGAAACAATATCCACTTCCACTGGATAATCCTGAGAAAATTGATTTTTCAAAAGGATGGACAGAAGGACAACCAGCCTTTTATGCTTTCGACTTTACTGTTGAAGAGCCGAAGGATACCTACTTAGACTTGTCTGAGTTTGGTAAGGGAGTTGCCTTTGTCAATGGGCGTCACTTAGGGCGTTTCTGGAACGTCGGCCCGACCCTCTCACTTTATATCCCTCATAGCTATCTCAAGGAAGGTGCTAACCGCATCATCATCTTTGAAACTGAGGGCGAATATAAAGAAGAGATTCATTTAACTCGTAAACCTACATTAAAACACATAAAGGGGGAAAACTTATGA
- a CDS encoding PTS system mannose/fructose/sorbose family transporter subunit IID translates to MTNSNYKLTKEDFNQINKRSLFTFQLGWNYERMQASGYLYMILPQLRKMYGDGTPELKEMMKVHTQFFNTSPFFHTIIAGFDLAMEEKDGVGSKDAVNGIKTGLMGPFAPLGDTIFGSLVPAIMGSIAATMAIAGQPWGIFLWIAVAVAYDIFRWKQLEFAYKEGVNLINNMQSTLTALIDAASVLGVFMMGALVATMINFDISYKLPIGEKMIDFQDILNSIFPRLLPAIFTAFIFWLLGKKGMNSTKAIGIIIVLAVGLSFIGKFLLGMGA, encoded by the coding sequence ATGACGAATTCTAATTACAAACTTACAAAAGAAGATTTTAATCAAATCAACAAACGTAGCTTGTTTACTTTCCAATTAGGTTGGAACTACGAACGTATGCAAGCTTCTGGTTACCTTTACATGATCTTGCCTCAATTGCGTAAAATGTATGGGGATGGAACTCCTGAATTGAAAGAAATGATGAAAGTTCATACTCAATTCTTCAATACTTCTCCATTCTTCCACACAATTATCGCTGGTTTTGACCTTGCCATGGAAGAAAAAGATGGTGTAGGTTCGAAAGATGCCGTTAACGGTATCAAGACAGGTTTGATGGGACCATTCGCTCCTCTTGGAGACACAATTTTTGGTTCACTTGTACCTGCCATCATGGGATCTATCGCAGCAACTATGGCTATCGCCGGCCAACCATGGGGTATCTTCCTTTGGATCGCAGTTGCAGTTGCTTATGACATCTTCCGTTGGAAACAATTGGAATTTGCATATAAAGAAGGGGTTAACCTTATCAACAACATGCAAAGTACCTTGACAGCTTTGATTGATGCTGCATCTGTACTTGGTGTCTTCATGATGGGTGCTCTTGTAGCAACAATGATCAACTTTGACATTTCTTACAAATTGCCAATCGGTGAAAAGATGATTGACTTCCAAGACATCTTGAACTCAATCTTCCCACGCTTGCTTCCAGCAATCTTTACTGCCTTTATCTTCTGGTTGCTTGGTAAGAAAGGTATGAACTCTACTAAAGCGATCGGTATCATTATCGTTCTTGCAGTAGGTCTTTCATTCATCGGTAAATTCTTGCTTGGAATGGGCGCATAA
- a CDS encoding PTS sugar transporter subunit IIA: protein MVKSLILVSHGRFCEELKGSTEMIMGPQDNIHAVALLPEDGPEEFTAKFEAAIEGLDDFLVFADLLGGTPCNVVSRLIMEGRDIELYAGMNLPMVIEFINASLTGADADYKSRATESIVKVNDLLAGFDDDEDE from the coding sequence ATGGTGAAATCGTTAATTTTGGTGAGTCATGGTCGTTTCTGTGAAGAACTGAAAGGTAGCACGGAAATGATTATGGGTCCACAAGACAACATTCATGCAGTGGCTCTTCTTCCAGAAGATGGCCCAGAAGAATTTACTGCAAAATTTGAAGCTGCTATCGAAGGATTGGATGATTTCCTAGTCTTTGCGGACCTTCTCGGTGGAACACCATGTAACGTGGTGAGCCGTTTGATCATGGAAGGTCGCGACATTGAACTCTACGCAGGGATGAATCTTCCAATGGTGATTGAATTTATCAATGCGAGCCTTACAGGTGCAGATGCGGATTATAAGAGCCGTGCTACAGAAAGCATTGTAAAAGTCAATGATCTGCTAGCAGGCTTCGATGATGACGAAGATGAATAA
- a CDS encoding PTS mannose/fructose/sorbose/N-acetylgalactosamine transporter subunit IIC, with amino-acid sequence MIQWWQILLLTLYSAYQICDELTIVSSAGSPVFAGFITGLVMGDLTTGLFIGGSLQLFVLGVGTFGGASRIDATSGAVLATAFSVSQGIETDLAITTIAVPVAALLTYFDVLGRMTTTFFAHRIDAAIERFDYKGIERNYLLGALPWALSRALPVFFALAFGGEFVQGVVNLVKEYQWVADGLTLAGRMLPGLGFAILLRYLPVKRNLHYLAMGFGLTAMLTVLYSYVTGLGGAVAGILGTLPADVAEKIGFANNFKGLSMIGVSIVGIFLAVVHFKNSQKVAVAAPSTPSESGEIEDDEF; translated from the coding sequence ATGATACAATGGTGGCAAATTTTACTTCTCACTTTGTACTCAGCTTATCAAATCTGTGATGAGTTGACAATCGTTTCTTCTGCAGGTTCCCCTGTATTCGCTGGTTTCATTACTGGTTTAGTCATGGGAGATTTGACAACTGGTTTGTTTATCGGTGGTAGCTTGCAGTTGTTCGTACTTGGGGTAGGTACCTTCGGTGGTGCTTCACGTATCGACGCAACTTCTGGTGCGGTTCTTGCGACTGCTTTCTCAGTTTCTCAAGGAATCGAAACAGACCTTGCGATCACTACAATCGCTGTACCAGTAGCAGCACTTTTGACTTACTTCGACGTACTTGGTCGTATGACTACTACATTCTTCGCTCACCGTATTGATGCTGCGATCGAACGCTTTGACTACAAAGGAATCGAACGCAACTACCTTCTTGGTGCGCTTCCATGGGCTCTATCTCGTGCCCTTCCAGTATTCTTCGCCCTTGCTTTTGGTGGAGAATTCGTACAAGGTGTTGTAAACCTTGTTAAAGAATACCAATGGGTTGCAGACGGTTTGACTCTTGCAGGTCGTATGCTTCCAGGTCTTGGATTCGCTATCTTGCTTCGTTACCTTCCAGTTAAACGTAACCTCCACTACCTTGCAATGGGATTCGGTTTGACAGCTATGTTGACTGTTCTTTACTCATATGTAACAGGTCTTGGTGGAGCTGTTGCGGGTATCCTTGGTACTCTTCCTGCTGATGTTGCTGAAAAAATTGGCTTTGCTAACAACTTCAAAGGTTTGTCTATGATTGGTGTTTCTATCGTAGGTATCTTCCTTGCAGTTGTTCACTTTAAGAACAGCCAAAAAGTAGCTGTAGCAGCACCTTCTACACCATCAGAAAGTGGGGAAATCGAAGATGACGAATTCTAA